The Salvelinus alpinus chromosome 3, SLU_Salpinus.1, whole genome shotgun sequence genome segment tggattcgaaccagggtgtctatagtGACCCCTCTAGCGCTGCGATGTAGAGCCtgagaccgctgtgccactcgagaGCCCAAGGGAAATCACTACCCTAACATTTACTTTGTGAtgcaaaaatgtgtttatttcAAAGCTGATTGCCACCAAAAACATTATAGGTTCAAGTCGCCTCCTCGTTTTGGTTTCCACTAGAttccacaaagtcagattccacagcctcGAGAATGCTGTCATTTCTTAAAGAGACAGCGCACCCTTTTATGAAAGATTACTTCTATACAAAATGatgttgatcagtacaataaaataagttctacaactgaacacaaatataaatgcaaaattaaactttttttttttttttttttttttattgacctGACAGTTTATCtaaaggaaatcagtaaattttaaataaattcattaggccctaatctatggatttcacaagactgggaatacagatatgcatctgttggtcacagataccttaaaataaaaagtaggggtgtggatcagaaaaccagtcagtatgttGTGTTGTAGGCTCAATGTTCCCCTCGACTATTTCCATGTTGTTGTAGACCTTTATGTTCCCCACCTGACTATTTGCGTGTTGTGTTTCAGAGACCGGCAGCAGGTGGGGTGACGTGGGTCTGGGCCGGGCGTGTTGTGGAGCCCTGCATCACCAGAGACCCTCAGTGGAGTCCAGTTGCCTGGAAAACCTGTGGGATGTCCTGCCCTCTGAGGTtctacccccccactactacCAGAGTTCAGTCCGCTGTGGGGACAGAGACGCAGGACTGAGTCCCACCAGCATCACCTCCATCCCAGGCACCATCACCACCCTGCTACAGGACCTGAGCCTGGGTGAGGCGTCAGCCGCTCCAGCCCCCTCACCCTCCGCCGCTCCTCCCTCCAAACGCCAGTGCCGCTCCGTCTCCTGCTCAGAGGACCTGGGAGGCTGTGGGTCGGCCTGGAGGCCCCAGGGGTCCGGGGTGTGGACGGCTGTGGCGAAGAGGCGATGCCACAGCGGAGGAAGTGTCCAGAGAGGATTTGCAACAGGAGGGACACGCTCTCAGCAGCTCGGGTTCCCTGCCATGCAGCGTAGCTCCAGCTTCAGCCTGCCAGCTCGCTCCAACACCCTCTCCCTGGATCTCACTGGCTTcaccccctgcccttcctccttCAGCGGCTTAGCCCCCACCTCTTACTCCTCAGAGTCCCCCAGgcccttcctctacctctctcatgaACAGATCTGCCTCCCAGAGATCCAGGGAGGCCCGGCGTCGCCCCTGAGCTCCCCAGACTCCACCCCAGAGATGAAGCATCGTGCTGGGCAGGGGGGGCTGGCCCGGAGTCGCTCTCAGCCCTGCGTCCTCAGCGATAAGAAGATGGGTATGAAGCGGAGGAGACCAGCCGACTCACACAAACAGAGGCCTTCTTTGGATCTGACCAAGATGACACAGGTTAGAAGGGGAAGAATATCATGGGTTTACGTGGGTTGTAATTCATGCTAATTAGTAGACTAATTAAGGGAGTGGACTGTACATGGTTTGGTGACTAAGGGTCTGGTCTGCTAGCtagctcagtcagtcagccacactCCTAGCTGGAGGGTCTGGTCTGCTAGCTAGCTCAAATCTTTCCTGCACTGTTGGGTAAACCAAACAATTAAAAaggtcaaggtgtgtgtgtgtttcttcaaCCGCTATTATTGAACAAGTCCAATACTGTCCGTCTAGCCAGCGAAATATTGCATCTCCATGGAAACCAACTGTAAAGTAACTGCCAATACTGCTCATGGGGACTTGTTCAGTATCCTGCATgttgtgtaactctctctcctctctaccccagtCCAGTCCCGGTTTGCTTTAGTTTCTGCTTCTTCCTGTGTGACCAAATAAATATTCATAACAAAATaacgtgtttaaaaaaaatgtttttatccaCAGAAACTTCGGAATTTCCAAAGCCTCAGCTGCCCTGGGATCACTGGGGACGCCGGCTATCAATCAACCCAGGGCCCGCCCCCTCTGAGCACCACTGACCAATGTGAGACTGACTTCGCCTCTGCAGGCGATCAGAGATTGGACGAGCCAACCGCCAGCTCCAATGAGTGCGGAGTCGTCACCAGTGTCTCTGGGGAGGAGGATCGAGCCATCTCCATTGAGGCGCTGGATTGGCTGAGCTCCCCGGTCTGCGATGACGTGACAGACTGGGCAGCCACTGGCACCAGGAAGGATGTGTATCAGCTGGGAGGAGATCTGGACATTGATCAGATCGAGAGGAACTGAAccgggtcgtgttcattaggcccCAAACGGAACAAAACAGACTGAAACGAGGAGGGTGTACCTGGATATATCCAAGGAGAAATGCTGCAAAATGTTAATGCTTTTTTTCTCATGTTCCcgaatgaacatgaccctgaactattcttaccaccctcaggggaaagggactgaatgaacatgaccctgaacTATACTTACCACCCTCAGGGGAATGGGACTAAATGACCCTGAACTATTCTTACCACCCTCAGGGGAAAGGGACTAAATGACCCTGAACTATTCTTACCACCCTCAGGGGAAAGGGACTGAATGACCCTGAACTATTCCTACCACCCTCAGGGGAATGGGActgaatgaacacgaccctgaaCTATTCTTACCACCCTCAGGGGAAAGGGACTGAATGATCCTGAACTATTCTTACCACCCTCAGGGGAAAGGGA includes the following:
- the LOC139571634 gene encoding LOW QUALITY PROTEIN: protein FAM53B-like (The sequence of the model RefSeq protein was modified relative to this genomic sequence to represent the inferred CDS: deleted 2 bases in 1 codon) gives rise to the protein MWGGVAMVIIYAKNLEKKPGVDDVKSKVKETHLELIKAETMSLQGTALFSCGVMETGSRWGDVGLGRACCGALHHQRPSVESSCLENLWDVLPSEVLPPHYYQSSVRCGDRDAGLSPTSITSIPGTITTLLQDLSLGEASAAPAPSPSAAPPSKRQCRSVSCSEDLGGCGSAWRPQGSGVWTAVAKRRCHSGGSVQRGFATGGTRSQQLGFPAMQRSSSFSLPARSNTLSLDLTGFTPCPSSFSGLAPTSYSSESPRPFLYLSHEQICLPEIQGGPASPLSSPDSTPEMKHRAGQGGLARSRSQPCVLSDKKMGMKRRRPADSHKQRPSLDLTKMTQKLRNFQSLSCPGITGDAGYQSTQGPPPLSTTDQCETDFASAGDQRLDEPTASSNECGVVTSVSGEEDRAISIEALDWLSSPVCDDVTDWAATGTRKDVYQLGGDLDIDQIERN